The following proteins are co-located in the Castanea sativa cultivar Marrone di Chiusa Pesio chromosome 8, ASM4071231v1 genome:
- the LOC142606205 gene encoding uncharacterized protein LOC142606205, whose amino-acid sequence MGDEARNNHKENRRTMYELLHPTQNSVPSCIMFPPNAPHVELKQGLLAILPNFRGQENENLYVHVRAFEEVISSFYAQNIIETAKLRFFPFSLKDKAISWLYTLKPRSIDWRLVSYFYEELTPRDRQFVQLSCGGDFLQKEPEDAMDYLDEIAENSNTWTGPSPMDSTDRTRTNTTTSSGSVFKLREDDNMSAKISMLTKEIEALKMKGSKSVSATFREDPMEVCKICHEINHATNECASLSSFLNVPEEQVHAFNSYWPNNSSYSNNYNPNMRNHPLDEEVRETKSHIAKLTNSLSGIERGKLPSQTQPNPINQNLKIGSKDKDKEVKAVTILRSGREIDKSAPLITKKSKEIPVEEDKVETESLGLDDIEQCPIPPPFPLALKLPRKLDTTFEILEHLHQVKINLPLLHVIKQVSTYAKVIKDLCTIKRKHHVKKTAFLTEQEHALLDLGAGVNLITFSVYQKLGLGELKPTSITLQLTDRSVREPRGIVEDVLVKIEQFYYPVDFIVLDYQPVLHPSVHTPIILGRHFLATTNALINCKNGRMQLTFGSMTLELNIFHVAKQPHEDDDCAYVNLIGAVVQEEFNKNYFLILLKLFFIILLVLMI is encoded by the exons ATGGGTGATGAAGCACGTAATAATCATAAGGAGAATAGAAGAACTATGTATGAATTGTTGCATCCCACACAAAATTCTGTTCCTTCATGCATCATGTTTCCACCTAATGCACCACATGTAGAACTGAAACAAGGTTTATTAGCAATACTTCCTAACTTTAGgggacaagaaaatgaaaatctttATGTCCATGTTAGAGCCTTTGAAGAGGTAATCAGTAGTTTCTATGCACAAAATATTATTGAGACTGCTAAGTTacgtttctttcctttttctcttaagGATAAGGCAATAAGTTGGCTTTACACCTTGAAACCTAGGTCTATAG ATTGGAGGTTGGTTAGTTATTTTTATGAAGAACTTACACCTAGGGACCGACAATTTGTTCAACTCTCATGCGGAGGGGactttttacaaaaagaacCCGAAGATGCAATGGATTATCTTGATGAGATAGCTGAAAACTCTAACACGTGGACTGGACCTAGCCCTATGGACTCCACTGATAGGACTAGAACTAACACTACCACTTCTAGTGGAAGTGTTTTTAAGTTAAGGGAAGATGATAACATGAGTGCAAAAATCAGCATGTTAACTAAAGAAATTGAGGCACTCAAAATGAAAGGAAGTAAGAGTGTTAGTGCTACCTTTAGAGAGGACCCTATGGAGGTGTGTAAAATCTGTCATGAGATAAACCATGCTACAAATGAATGTGCAtcactttcatcatttttaaatGTGCCAGAAGAACAAGTACATGCATTTAATTCATATTGGCCAAATAATTCTTCatattctaacaattataaCCCAAATATGCGAAACCATCC GCTAGATGAAGAGGTAAGAGAGACCAAGAGTCATATAGCTAAGCTTACAAATTCATTGAGTGGGATAGAGAGAGGGAAGCTTCCTTCCCAAACTCAACCCAATCCCAtcaatcaaaatctaaaaattggcTCTAAGGATAAAGATAAGGAAGTAAAAGCTGTGACCATTTTGAGGAGTGGTAGAGAGATTGATAAAAGTGCTCCTTTAATAACTAAGAAATCTAAGGAGATCCCAGTTGAAGAAGATAAGGTTGAAACTGAGTCACTTGGGCTTGATGACATTGAACAATGCCCAATCCCTCCACCATTTCCACTAGCCTTAAAATTACCTAGGAAATTGGACACCACATTTGAGatattagagcatttgcatcaagtCAAGATAAATTTGCCATTATTGCATGTTATCAAGCAAGTGTCTACATATGCCAAGGTAATTAAGGACTTATGCACCATCAAGAGAAAGCATCATGTGAAGAAGACTGCATTCCTAACAGAACAG GAGCATGCATTGCTAGATCTTGGGGCAGGTGTTAATTTGATCACTTTCAGTGTATATCAAAAACTTGGACTTGGTGAGTTGAAACCTACTTCAATAACTTTACAGTTGACTGATCGCTCTGTAAGGGAACCGAGAGGGATTGTTGAGGATGTGTTGGtgaaaattgaacaattttATTATCCTGTTGATTTTATTGTTCTAGATTACCAACCTGTTTTACATCCTAGTGTTCATACCCCTATTATTTTGGGTAGACATTTCCTTGCCACAACTAATGCTTTAATTAATTGCAAGAATGGAAGGATGCAACTCACTTTTGGTTCCATGACTTTGGAGCTAAACATATTTCATGTGGCTAAACAACCACATGAGGATGATGATTGTGCTTATGTGAACCTCATTGGGGCAGTGGTTCAAGAAGAGTttaataagaattattttttgatcCTCTTGAAACTCTTCTTCATAATTCTGTTGGTTCTTATGATTTAG
- the LOC142605743 gene encoding tetrahydroanabasine acetyltransferase-like: protein MTNHQCTTFLLDKKDVVLVKPSKPTSLGVLSLSSIDNGPGLELICQTVYVYRLNVDSSYDNNHDFASSFSGKADPACVIREALSKALVFYYPLAGKLKKNSDGKLQINCTADGVPFLVATANCKLSSLHYLDGVDVEVAKQFVFDFPSEVDSGYHPLVLMVTKFSCGGFTIGMGLSHSVCDGFGAAQFFRALAELASGKSEPSVKPVWERERLVATPTEEPLQPPVDQSSLATSPYMPTTDILHECFYVSTDSIKRLKLSLIGECGNENLKEGFTTIEVLGAYVWRSRFRALKLNSDGKTLFFLTMGIRNLLNPPLPIGYYGNAISSVNVLLMGGELNQLPLSKVAKLIKDSKKVASNPDYILHSLRVSERLRQQNINYEASGASMVLTDWRQLGLLEEIDFGWKDPINIIPLPMNIFGYVDFCLFLPSCNVDPSMKGGVRIFVSFPRAAMAKFREEMDALKLGDNGERI, encoded by the coding sequence ATGACAAACCACCAATGTACAACCTTCTTACTAGATAAGAAAGATGTTGTGCTTGTTAAACCCTCAAAACCCACGTCTTTGGgtgttctttctctttctagCATTGACAATGGTCCTGGCCTCGAGCTTATTTGCCAAACAGTTTATGTGTACCGATTAAATGTTGATTCCTCTTATGATAATAATCATGACTTCGCATCAAGTTTTAGCGGGAAAGCAGATCCAGCTTGTGTGATTAGAGAAGCCCTCTCCAAGGCTTTGGTTTTTTACTATCCTCTGGCTGGCAAGCTAAAGAAAAACAGTGATGGAAAACTTCAAATCAATTGCACCGCAGATGGAGTACCATTCTTAGTGGCAACTGCGAATTGCAAGCTCTCTTCTCTTCATTATTTAGATGGGGTTGATGTTGAAGTAGCCAAGCAGTTTGTCTTTGACTTTCCATCTGAAGTTGACTCAGGTTACCACCCTCTTGTCTTGATGGTGACCAAATTTTCATGTGGGGGTTTCACAATTGGGATGGGCTTGTCACACTCCGTATGTGATGGGTTCGGTGCAGCACAGTTCTTTCGAGCCCTGGCTGAGCTTGCAAGCGGAAAGAGCGAGCCCTCGGTGAAACCTGTGTGGGAGAGGGAAAGACTGGTGGCAACACCTACTGAGGAGCCTTTACAGCCCCCTGTGGATCAGTCTTCTTTGGCAACTTCACCATATATGCCAACTACAGACATCTTACATGAATGCTTTTACGTAAGTACTGATAGTATAAAAAGACTGAAACTGAGTTTGATTGGGGAGTGtgggaatgaaaatttaaaagaaggtTTCACCACTATTGAGGTTCTTGGCGCCTATGTTTGGAGATCAAGGTTTAGAGCTCTAAAATTGAACTCAGATGGGAAAACCCTCTTCTTTTTGACTATGGGGATAAGGAATCTATTGAATCCACCTTTGCCAATTGGGTATTATGGGAATGCCATTTCGTCTGTAAATGTATTGTTAATGGGAGGGGAGCTTAATCAGTTGCCACTCTCAAAGGTGGCGAAACTTATAAAAGACAGCAAAAAAGTTGCTTCCAACCCTGATTACATCCTGCACTCACTGAGAGTTTCGGAGAGACTCagacaacaaaatataaattatgaagCTAGTGGTGCATCAATGGTTTTAACAGATTGGAGGCAACTAGGTCTGTTGGAAGAAATAGACTTTGGATGGAAGGACCCAATTAACATCATACCGCTGCCAATGAACATATTTGGCTATGtggatttttgtttgttcttgccTTCTTGCAATGTGGATCCTTCAATGAAAGGTGGTGTTAGGATATTTGTTTCATTTCCCAGAGCTGCCATGGCCAAGTTCAGAGAAGAGATGGACGCTCTCAAGCTTGGAGATAATGGTGAACGTATCTGA